From Candidatus Zixiibacteriota bacterium, the proteins below share one genomic window:
- a CDS encoding VOC family protein yields the protein MAETNDFGTIEWHDLTVDDADRVRDFYQAVVGWTPAPVDMGGYSDYSMMLPDGEVAAGGICHRRGQNAQIPSQWLMYIRVTDLDQSVAACSAAGGKVILGPRNMGEDMRYCVIQDPAGAVCALFWRR from the coding sequence GTGGCGGAGACGAACGACTTCGGCACGATTGAGTGGCATGATCTTACGGTGGATGATGCCGATCGGGTACGTGACTTCTACCAGGCGGTGGTGGGCTGGACACCGGCGCCAGTGGACATGGGCGGCTATTCTGACTACTCGATGATGCTGCCTGATGGCGAGGTGGCGGCGGGCGGAATCTGCCACCGGCGCGGCCAGAATGCTCAGATCCCCTCGCAGTGGCTAATGTATATCCGGGTGACCGACCTGGACCAGAGTGTTGCTGCTTGTAGTGCCGCCGGTGGCAAGGTGATCCTCGGACCCAGAAACATGGGCGAAGACATGCGTTATTGCGTAATCCAGGATCCCGCGGGTGCGGTCTGCGCATTGTTTTGGAGGCGATAG
- a CDS encoding dockerin type I repeat-containing protein produces the protein MARIKLGAILLFLLSIATAAIADPCGDANNDGFMSWGDVVYMLDYTFAGGPPPPNFDNADFDLAQGWTIRDAAWQISCMVFECIPSQYCPPVYPPLVPQTASSYRIRHTTAFPAHREQSVLDLALDAPAPIEGLQLAIRISLEGGAVATVDSVHFPLAGNDFLYFLNKIAIVDSADVVVVGSASLGFSAVEAPVHFARIFLSAPVDTASRLITLEYADYVPALAPPGHNDPIPAFVLTYNGCFRPTFYGTCCIVPGDANGDGLASISDVVYLINYYFAGGPAPSGCTLLGDADGNGLLSISDAVYMISYIFQGGPAPLCT, from the coding sequence ATGGCGCGCATCAAGCTCGGGGCCATTTTGCTCTTCCTGCTATCCATCGCGACAGCGGCTATCGCCGATCCGTGCGGTGACGCCAACAATGATGGTTTTATGTCATGGGGGGATGTGGTCTACATGCTGGACTACACGTTTGCCGGCGGCCCGCCACCACCCAACTTCGACAACGCCGACTTTGACCTCGCCCAAGGCTGGACTATCCGCGATGCCGCCTGGCAGATTTCGTGCATGGTGTTTGAATGCATACCGAGCCAGTACTGTCCGCCGGTCTATCCGCCGCTGGTCCCGCAAACCGCGAGCAGCTATCGGATTCGCCACACCACCGCCTTCCCGGCGCATCGTGAGCAGTCCGTCCTCGACCTGGCCCTCGATGCCCCCGCGCCGATCGAGGGACTTCAGCTTGCGATCCGAATCTCTCTCGAAGGCGGCGCTGTAGCGACGGTCGACTCGGTACATTTCCCGCTTGCCGGCAACGACTTCTTATACTTCCTCAACAAAATCGCGATCGTGGACAGCGCCGATGTCGTTGTCGTCGGCAGCGCGAGTCTCGGATTCAGCGCTGTCGAAGCTCCGGTGCATTTCGCGCGAATCTTCCTCTCGGCCCCGGTCGACACGGCTTCGCGCCTGATCACCCTTGAATATGCCGACTATGTCCCGGCGCTGGCGCCGCCGGGTCACAATGATCCCATTCCGGCATTTGTGTTGACCTATAACGGGTGCTTTCGGCCCACCTTCTACGGTACCTGCTGTATCGTCCCCGGTGATGCCAACGGCGACGGCCTGGCCTCGATCTCGGACGTGGTTTACCTGATCAATTACTATTTCGCCGGTGGCCCGGCGCCGTCAGGGTGCACCTTGCTCGGCGATGCCGACGGCAACGGCCTGCTCTCGATTTCCGACGCCGTTTACATGATCAGCTACATTTTCCAAGGCGGCCCGGCCCCGCTGTGCACGTGA
- a CDS encoding SDR family oxidoreductase yields MISLKNKTAVITGASRGIGRAAAVLFARAGCHVVVNYRSNELAAAEVVQQASQFGPRILSFRADVGQRPEAEALIAFGLSQFGHIDILVNNAGIWKEAAIDTMTEGQLNEMIDINLKGVFFPTIALAPHLKQRKSGNIIFVSSTAGQRGEAFHSHYAATKGAIISLTKSLAPELAPFNIRVNCVAPGWVDTDMSHADLVGPDAEKYLRLIPMGRAATADEIAGPILFLASDLSTFMTGEILNVNGGAVLCG; encoded by the coding sequence GTGATCTCACTCAAGAACAAAACTGCCGTTATTACCGGCGCCTCGCGCGGCATCGGCCGGGCGGCCGCTGTCTTGTTTGCCCGGGCCGGCTGCCACGTCGTTGTGAACTACCGCAGCAATGAACTCGCCGCCGCCGAGGTCGTCCAGCAGGCCAGCCAGTTTGGTCCGCGTATCCTCTCCTTTCGCGCCGACGTCGGTCAGCGACCGGAGGCCGAAGCTCTAATCGCCTTCGGACTCTCACAATTCGGCCATATCGATATCCTTGTTAACAATGCCGGCATCTGGAAAGAAGCCGCTATCGACACGATGACCGAAGGACAACTCAACGAGATGATTGACATTAATCTCAAGGGTGTCTTCTTCCCCACCATCGCCCTGGCACCGCATCTGAAGCAGCGCAAGTCCGGTAACATTATCTTTGTCTCTTCCACCGCCGGTCAACGGGGTGAGGCGTTCCATTCCCATTATGCCGCCACCAAAGGCGCCATCATCAGCTTGACCAAATCACTGGCACCCGAGCTGGCGCCGTTCAACATCCGCGTTAACTGCGTGGCACCCGGCTGGGTCGACACCGACATGAGTCACGCCGATCTTGTCGGTCCCGATGCCGAGAAATACCTCCGCTTGATCCCGATGGGTCGTGCCGCCACTGCCGATGAGATCGCCGGCCCAATTCTCTTTCTTGCATCCGACTTGTCCACATTCATGACCGGAGAAATCCTGAATGTCAACGGCGGTGCAGTTTTGTGTGGCTAA
- a CDS encoding sodium-translocating pyrophosphatase has translation MKGRFKFGGMISRLLLLLTLMMALAPQLLASEADIEVPDLTSQSFFGMTGHNLLLIGIVVCFLGMLFGWFAFRGLKGLPVHKSMAEISELIYETCKTYLLTQGRFILILWAFIAVIMVVYFGWLRPVGAANLAIIILFSLIGIGGSYTVAWFGIRINTFANSRSAFASLTGSAFPTYAIPLRAGISVGTLLISIELIIMLAILLFVPGHLAGYCFIGFAVGESLGAAALRIAGGIFTKIADIGSDLMKIVFNIKEDDARNPGVIADCTGDNAGDSVGPTADGFETYGVTGVALITFILLAVFDQALQVQLLVWIFAMRVMMIVTSIVSYWINGAIAKAKYGNAASFNFEAPLTSLVWITSIISIIVTYAISYLMIPNLGGDSTLWWKLASIISCGTLAGAVIPELVKIFTSTKSRHVQEVVTASREGGPSLNILSGFVAGNFSAYWMGLTIIALMAIAWGVSTWGLGNIMAAEAVFAFGLVAFGFLGMGPVTIAVDSYGPVTDNAQSVYELSTIETLPGIKDEIKKDFGFTPNFERAKLCLEENDGAGNTFKATAKPVLIGTAVVGATTLIFSIIVLLSQRLSGAHVEITSIGQIREMLNAAGYYFSLLNAPFLLGLIAGGAIIYWFTGASTQAVSTGAYRAVEFIKANIRLDSGAQKASVKDSKKVVEICTQYAQKGMFNIFITVFFTTLAFACINEYFFIAYLISIAIFGLYQAIFMANAGGAWDNAKKIVETELREKGTPLHAATVVGDTVGDPFKDTSSVAMNPVIKFTTLFGVLAVELAIELPHSTRLALFGIFALIALVFVYRSFYMMRIKSE, from the coding sequence ATGAAAGGACGGTTCAAGTTTGGGGGGATGATCAGCCGCTTGTTGCTGTTGTTGACGCTGATGATGGCCTTGGCCCCGCAGCTCCTGGCCAGCGAGGCGGACATCGAAGTCCCGGATCTCACCTCCCAGAGCTTTTTCGGGATGACCGGCCACAATCTGCTGCTCATTGGCATCGTCGTGTGCTTCCTCGGTATGCTCTTCGGCTGGTTTGCTTTCCGCGGCTTGAAAGGGCTCCCCGTGCACAAGTCGATGGCCGAGATCTCGGAACTCATCTACGAGACTTGTAAGACTTACCTGTTGACCCAGGGGCGCTTCATTCTGATTCTCTGGGCGTTCATTGCCGTCATTATGGTCGTCTATTTCGGCTGGTTGCGCCCCGTCGGCGCCGCCAACTTGGCGATCATCATACTGTTCAGTCTCATCGGCATCGGCGGTTCTTACACCGTCGCCTGGTTCGGTATCCGGATCAATACCTTTGCCAACTCGCGGTCAGCTTTTGCCTCCCTAACCGGTTCGGCCTTCCCGACCTATGCGATTCCGCTCCGCGCCGGTATCAGTGTCGGCACCCTGCTGATCTCGATCGAGCTGATCATCATGCTGGCAATCCTGTTGTTCGTGCCGGGCCACCTCGCCGGCTATTGCTTCATCGGCTTTGCTGTCGGTGAGTCCCTCGGCGCTGCCGCGCTGCGTATCGCCGGCGGTATCTTTACCAAGATCGCCGATATCGGCTCCGACCTGATGAAGATCGTCTTCAACATCAAGGAAGACGACGCCCGCAATCCCGGCGTGATTGCCGACTGTACCGGTGACAACGCCGGCGACTCGGTTGGTCCCACGGCGGACGGCTTCGAAACCTACGGCGTGACCGGCGTCGCGTTGATCACCTTCATCTTGCTCGCCGTCTTCGATCAGGCGCTGCAGGTACAATTGCTGGTCTGGATCTTTGCCATGCGCGTCATGATGATCGTCACCAGCATTGTCTCCTACTGGATCAACGGCGCGATCGCCAAAGCCAAGTACGGTAATGCCGCGAGCTTCAATTTTGAAGCGCCGCTGACCTCGCTGGTCTGGATTACGTCGATCATCTCGATTATCGTGACCTACGCGATTTCCTATTTGATGATCCCGAATCTTGGCGGTGACTCCACCCTTTGGTGGAAGCTCGCCTCCATCATTTCCTGCGGCACCCTTGCCGGCGCAGTGATTCCGGAACTCGTCAAAATCTTTACTTCAACCAAGTCGCGCCATGTCCAGGAGGTCGTCACCGCATCCAGAGAGGGGGGCCCCTCGCTCAACATCCTTTCCGGTTTCGTCGCCGGCAACTTCAGCGCCTACTGGATGGGCCTGACGATTATCGCTTTGATGGCCATCGCCTGGGGCGTCAGCACCTGGGGTCTGGGCAATATTATGGCCGCCGAGGCCGTCTTTGCGTTCGGTCTGGTTGCCTTCGGTTTCCTCGGTATGGGCCCGGTAACGATTGCCGTCGACTCCTACGGCCCGGTCACCGATAATGCCCAGTCGGTCTACGAACTCTCGACGATCGAGACCCTGCCGGGCATCAAGGATGAAATCAAGAAGGATTTCGGCTTCACTCCGAATTTCGAACGCGCCAAACTCTGCCTCGAGGAAAATGACGGCGCCGGCAACACCTTCAAAGCCACTGCCAAGCCGGTGCTGATCGGCACGGCCGTCGTCGGCGCAACCACGTTGATTTTCTCGATAATAGTGTTGCTTTCGCAACGGCTCAGCGGTGCGCATGTCGAGATTACTTCCATCGGGCAGATTCGCGAAATGCTGAACGCCGCCGGGTACTACTTCTCCCTGCTCAATGCCCCCTTCCTTCTCGGCCTCATCGCCGGCGGTGCCATTATCTACTGGTTCACTGGCGCCTCGACTCAGGCCGTTTCGACCGGCGCCTACCGCGCGGTCGAGTTCATTAAGGCAAACATTCGACTTGATTCCGGAGCCCAGAAGGCTTCAGTCAAGGACAGCAAAAAGGTTGTAGAAATCTGCACGCAGTATGCGCAGAAAGGCATGTTCAACATCTTCATCACGGTGTTTTTCACGACCCTCGCCTTTGCCTGCATCAACGAATACTTCTTCATTGCCTATCTGATCTCAATCGCCATTTTCGGCCTGTATCAGGCTATCTTCATGGCCAACGCCGGCGGCGCCTGGGACAACGCGAAGAAGATCGTCGAGACCGAGTTGCGCGAGAAGGGCACTCCGTTGCACGCGGCCACCGTGGTCGGCGACACCGTCGGCGATCCGTTCAAGGATACGTCGTCGGTGGCGATGAACCCCGTCATCAAGTTCACGACGCTGTTCGGTGTCCTGGCCGTGGAGCTGGCCATCGAGCTGCCGCACTCCACGCGCCTGGCGCTCTTCGGCATTTTCGCGCTGATCGCACTGGTGTTCGTCTATCGCTCGTTCTACATGATGCGGATCAAGAGCGAGTAG
- a CDS encoding MCP four helix bundle domain-containing protein: MRFRDLKIGAKQAIAFGIIAVTLAGANAISLKNLGDLSTDVEEITRSWLPRALTISELNLYVTDLRQSQLQIAVTEDSLTRSRELLQASELIDKIDAAIDNYERLRDEAVTKGLYSERERASYQQFGDSWDQYLDLSFDFASLVLTGRPGFGVSLLNGEMRTVFERLRDALHEVVRINTEDPYAAAKRAEEAFQRARHATITLLLLTLALAVLLVLVFVKLITKPVKLLSNAAVKVAEGDLDIRIDRVSGDEIGRLAHSFNRMTSSLRDARAKTVQQEEALRRQNLDLEMTLKQLQETQQQLVMREKMASLGQLVAGVAHEINNPVGAVNSAADNTRRAITLLRERAARLPEAQTLLNDPQIHKALGALDENTAITTMASERISRIVRSLKSFARLDESDFQKAHVHDCLDTTLTLLHHELKNRIEVVRNYGDLPEILCFPNELNQVFMNLFVNAVQAIRDKGQIVVSTSRDRDSIYIKITDSGSGIQPQHLPRIFDPGFTTKGVGVGTGLGLSISYNIIKKHDGEITVDSQVGRGTTFTIRLPIRL, from the coding sequence ATGCGATTCAGAGATCTCAAGATCGGCGCCAAACAGGCGATCGCCTTCGGCATCATCGCCGTCACGCTCGCGGGTGCCAACGCCATCTCGCTCAAGAACCTCGGCGACCTCAGCACGGACGTCGAAGAGATCACCCGCAGCTGGCTCCCGCGTGCACTGACGATTTCCGAACTCAATCTCTATGTCACCGATCTGCGCCAAAGCCAACTGCAAATCGCTGTCACCGAAGACTCCCTGACGCGCAGTCGCGAACTCCTCCAGGCTTCAGAACTCATTGACAAAATCGACGCCGCTATCGACAACTACGAGCGGCTGCGTGACGAGGCTGTCACCAAGGGCCTTTACTCTGAACGCGAACGCGCTTCTTATCAGCAATTCGGCGACAGTTGGGATCAATACCTCGATCTCAGTTTCGATTTTGCCAGTCTGGTGTTGACCGGCCGCCCCGGTTTCGGAGTCTCCTTGCTCAACGGCGAAATGCGCACCGTCTTCGAGCGACTGCGCGATGCGCTTCACGAGGTCGTCCGCATCAACACCGAGGATCCCTATGCGGCAGCCAAGCGCGCGGAGGAGGCCTTCCAGCGCGCCCGCCATGCCACCATCACGCTCTTGCTGCTGACTCTGGCCCTGGCGGTGCTGTTGGTGCTCGTTTTCGTCAAGCTGATCACAAAGCCGGTTAAGCTCCTCTCCAATGCCGCTGTCAAGGTGGCCGAGGGCGATCTCGACATTCGCATCGACCGAGTCAGCGGTGATGAAATCGGCCGGCTGGCTCATTCCTTCAACCGGATGACTAGTTCGCTGCGGGATGCCCGCGCCAAAACTGTCCAGCAAGAGGAGGCATTGCGCCGGCAGAATCTCGACCTGGAGATGACGCTGAAACAACTGCAGGAAACGCAACAGCAATTGGTAATGCGCGAGAAAATGGCTTCGTTGGGTCAACTGGTCGCCGGCGTCGCCCACGAGATCAACAACCCAGTGGGTGCCGTCAACTCTGCCGCCGACAACACCCGCCGCGCGATCACGCTCCTGCGCGAACGCGCAGCCCGCTTGCCGGAGGCCCAGACACTCCTCAACGATCCGCAGATTCACAAGGCGCTCGGCGCGCTTGACGAGAATACGGCAATCACCACGATGGCCTCCGAGCGGATCTCGCGCATTGTCCGGAGCCTCAAGAGTTTTGCGCGGCTGGACGAGTCGGATTTCCAGAAGGCGCACGTCCACGATTGCCTGGACACTACCCTGACCCTGCTGCACCACGAACTCAAGAACCGCATCGAGGTCGTCCGCAACTACGGCGACCTGCCGGAAATCCTTTGCTTCCCGAACGAACTCAACCAGGTCTTCATGAACCTGTTCGTCAATGCCGTTCAGGCGATTCGCGACAAGGGGCAGATCGTCGTCAGCACCTCGCGCGACCGTGACTCGATTTACATCAAGATCACCGATTCCGGCAGCGGGATCCAGCCGCAACATCTTCCGCGTATCTTTGATCCCGGATTTACAACCAAAGGCGTCGGTGTCGGCACCGGGCTTGGCCTGTCGATTTCCTATAACATCATCAAGAAGCACGACGGCGAAATCACCGTGGACAGTCAGGTCGGGCGCGGGACAACTTTTACCATCCGGCTGCCAATCCGGCTGTAG
- a CDS encoding carbon starvation protein A, producing the protein MSLLLLAIGFIVFVGLAYRIYGHWVARQFAVDDQRITPAQEKGDGIDYVPTKPFYLFAQHFSAIAAAGPIAGPILACQTFGWLPCLLWIGLGVVLIGAVHDFSSLTASVRHGARSIADITREHMGTAAGRAMMALIWVTLMYVIVAFTDITASSFVGVTEELAGAQTAFNPGGAVAAAAIMYLLLAVVMGLVQRFLNPPLWLMTIVFVPLTLVVVWLGTTISTLLILDVKVWGILILIYCAVASVVPVWSLLQPRGYLGGFILYMALALGVVGLLFGGYEIKQEAFRSWDVGGMTGALFPFLFVTIACGACSGFHGLVCTGTTSKQIAKESHMQPVGFGAMLAEGFVALIALGTIMIVGADVVKGLKPGTIYGNGIGEFMTLIIGKQHLNFAITFGAMAFSTFVFDTLDVCTRLTRYIFQELTGWHSTIGGMVGTVSVLVLPVYFIAFAPEGSWVKFWTLFGSSNQLLAGLTLLTITVWLHQARKRIAFTLLPMLFVLTITLWSMIKLTIANFRSAVGFDTAMINAVFAGLLILFAIFLVATALVRNRTSARRS; encoded by the coding sequence ATGAGTCTACTTCTGCTCGCCATCGGATTCATCGTATTCGTCGGACTGGCGTACCGCATTTACGGCCACTGGGTGGCGCGGCAATTTGCCGTCGACGATCAACGGATCACGCCGGCGCAGGAAAAAGGCGACGGCATCGACTACGTCCCCACCAAACCATTCTACTTGTTTGCGCAGCACTTCTCGGCGATTGCGGCCGCCGGCCCGATTGCGGGGCCGATCCTGGCGTGCCAGACGTTTGGTTGGCTTCCGTGTCTGCTCTGGATAGGGTTGGGAGTCGTATTGATCGGGGCGGTGCACGACTTCTCCAGTCTGACGGCTTCGGTTCGGCACGGAGCGCGCTCGATTGCCGATATCACGCGCGAACATATGGGTACGGCGGCGGGACGCGCGATGATGGCGCTGATCTGGGTGACGCTGATGTATGTCATCGTCGCGTTCACGGATATCACCGCCTCGAGCTTTGTCGGCGTGACGGAAGAGCTGGCGGGGGCGCAGACGGCGTTTAATCCGGGCGGCGCGGTGGCCGCAGCGGCGATCATGTACCTTCTGCTGGCAGTCGTAATGGGACTGGTGCAGCGATTCCTGAATCCGCCGCTGTGGCTGATGACGATTGTCTTCGTGCCGTTGACACTGGTGGTGGTGTGGTTGGGAACGACGATTTCGACGCTGCTGATTCTCGATGTCAAGGTCTGGGGGATTCTGATCCTGATCTATTGCGCAGTCGCGTCGGTGGTGCCGGTGTGGTCGCTGCTGCAGCCGCGCGGATATTTGGGCGGATTTATCTTGTATATGGCGTTGGCGTTGGGTGTGGTCGGGCTGCTGTTCGGGGGTTACGAAATCAAACAGGAAGCGTTCCGGTCGTGGGATGTCGGCGGGATGACCGGCGCGCTCTTTCCGTTCCTGTTCGTGACGATTGCCTGCGGCGCGTGTTCGGGATTCCACGGATTGGTATGCACCGGCACGACATCAAAGCAGATCGCCAAGGAATCACACATGCAACCGGTGGGGTTCGGCGCGATGTTGGCGGAGGGATTTGTCGCCCTGATCGCCCTAGGCACGATTATGATCGTCGGCGCGGATGTGGTCAAGGGACTGAAACCGGGGACGATTTATGGCAACGGCATCGGCGAATTCATGACGCTGATTATCGGTAAGCAGCACTTGAACTTCGCGATTACGTTCGGCGCGATGGCGTTTTCGACATTTGTGTTCGATACGCTGGACGTGTGCACGCGGCTGACGCGGTATATTTTCCAGGAGTTGACCGGCTGGCATTCGACGATCGGGGGAATGGTCGGCACGGTGTCGGTGCTGGTGTTGCCGGTGTACTTCATCGCGTTCGCACCGGAGGGATCGTGGGTGAAGTTTTGGACGCTATTCGGCTCGTCGAACCAGTTGCTGGCGGGTTTGACGCTGCTGACAATCACGGTCTGGCTGCATCAGGCACGCAAGCGGATCGCGTTCACGCTGCTACCGATGCTCTTCGTCCTGACCATCACATTGTGGTCAATGATCAAGCTGACAATTGCCAACTTCCGGAGCGCAGTGGGGTTTGACACAGCGATGATCAATGCGGTTTTTGCGGGGCTATTGATTCTGTTCGCGATATTTCTGGTGGCGACGGCTTTGGTCCGAAATCGGACGTCCGCTCGCCGCTCCTGA
- the bfr gene encoding bacterioferritin, producing MKGNKKVIAKLNELLRDELTAINQYMVHSEMCANWGYTRLHNEIERRAITEMKHAEKHIARIIFLEGIPEVSRLNDMKIGANVEQQFKNDLKDEIGAVTSYNDGVKIAADAGDNATRDMLESILADEEDHVDWLEAQLDQITQMGIQNYLAQQVKEPSA from the coding sequence ATGAAGGGAAACAAGAAGGTCATCGCGAAGCTCAATGAATTGCTGCGCGACGAATTGACGGCAATCAATCAGTACATGGTCCATTCCGAGATGTGCGCGAACTGGGGCTACACGCGCTTGCACAACGAAATCGAGCGGCGCGCGATTACCGAGATGAAGCATGCCGAGAAGCACATCGCGCGAATCATTTTCCTGGAAGGCATTCCGGAAGTGAGCCGGCTGAACGATATGAAGATCGGCGCCAACGTGGAGCAGCAATTCAAGAACGACCTCAAAGACGAGATTGGCGCGGTCACATCGTACAACGACGGGGTCAAGATCGCTGCCGATGCCGGCGATAATGCCACGCGCGACATGCTGGAGTCGATCCTGGCCGACGAGGAAGATCACGTCGACTGGCTGGAAGCGCAGCTCGATCAGATCACGCAGATGGGGATTCAGAATTACCTGGCCCAGCAGGTCAAGGAGCCGTCGGCGTAG
- a CDS encoding DUF2723 domain-containing protein, translating into MQQLSRLPWLGPAIVFVLAAIGYFWTLCPEVYPGDSGELATAAACLQIAHPPGYPLLTNLGRVVVAGAGFVSPIVALNGLAAVCMAAACALLAALLRERFPTGDSRSFVAGLLPLLLAFGVTAWSAATHFEVYALGALLIVAVLLSAHFALPSPSAKPLLLHSFLFGLALTNHLSALTLAPVLLHTHIAARRRLSLRTMFLSFLFLVLPLTLYLYLPIRSAHPLLLSWGDLSNLNESLNHITGHFYRQYLSAPALADAIPDLRLLASILLSEWFLPLAPLAAIGFVLQFRRNRSWALALLAVVLLNCALGFVYTIPDIEPFLLPTLVAMVIWTSELLARLAVFSRGSRIVVTTCALALAIVCFVGNLPKCNLADRTIAADYARAVLSAAPTNSVLIYGSDYTGFPALYYHIVAEERADLLVFSQLPSLDSMRVYFRDQSLKSTIEVARALARNPDRPPREVVFSREPLRVVDDVVLSATGFHSDGLLARTEVVPARSTSPIAAPSASSLIRIYDPKEAATAISLLLLGAEQQGGSDNSAADRQINSAVDLALRIKNFAVVNELASYLVAAGQARPARRLLESTVSWATLREQERLRLLAMLGSVYFETGNLPRAKEIFASIIRRRPTDLHAQYHLLAIEADSLDRSGDTAKLIGHYRRMLSIYPDQIEIAFRLGRAALRLGDTVTAAQQFARCRTIGYRVAAIDSLLKSTAATPTAP; encoded by the coding sequence ATGCAACAGCTGTCGCGCCTGCCGTGGCTCGGGCCGGCGATTGTATTCGTGCTGGCCGCCATCGGCTACTTCTGGACGCTTTGCCCTGAGGTCTATCCCGGGGACAGCGGCGAGTTAGCCACCGCGGCCGCGTGCCTGCAGATAGCCCACCCGCCCGGATATCCCTTACTGACCAACCTCGGTCGTGTCGTCGTTGCCGGCGCCGGCTTTGTATCACCAATCGTCGCGTTGAATGGACTGGCCGCAGTCTGCATGGCCGCCGCCTGTGCCTTGCTTGCGGCTCTCCTGCGCGAACGATTTCCGACTGGCGATTCGAGATCCTTCGTTGCCGGGCTGCTGCCGCTGCTTCTGGCTTTCGGAGTTACCGCTTGGAGTGCCGCGACGCACTTTGAAGTCTACGCGCTTGGCGCATTGTTGATTGTTGCTGTACTTCTCTCCGCTCACTTCGCGTTGCCGAGTCCGAGTGCGAAGCCGCTCCTGCTTCACTCATTTCTCTTCGGTCTTGCGCTCACCAATCACTTGTCGGCGCTGACGCTTGCACCCGTGCTGCTGCATACACATATCGCTGCTCGCCGCCGACTTTCGCTGCGCACCATGTTTCTGTCCTTTCTGTTCCTGGTGCTGCCGCTGACACTCTATCTATATCTGCCGATCCGCTCCGCCCATCCACTGCTTCTCAGCTGGGGCGACCTATCGAACCTGAACGAGTCTCTGAACCACATCACTGGACATTTTTATCGCCAGTATCTCAGCGCACCAGCGCTCGCCGATGCAATTCCCGATCTGCGCCTGCTCGCGAGTATCCTCCTGAGCGAATGGTTCCTACCGCTGGCGCCATTGGCGGCGATTGGATTTGTGCTCCAGTTCCGCCGTAACCGATCCTGGGCGCTGGCCTTGCTGGCTGTCGTATTGTTGAACTGCGCCCTTGGCTTTGTCTACACGATTCCGGACATCGAGCCGTTCTTGCTGCCAACTCTGGTGGCAATGGTAATTTGGACTTCTGAACTACTTGCTCGACTCGCTGTATTCTCCCGAGGGTCACGGATCGTCGTCACGACTTGCGCGCTGGCACTGGCAATAGTTTGTTTTGTTGGCAATCTCCCCAAATGCAACCTCGCCGATCGGACAATCGCAGCCGACTATGCCCGCGCCGTTTTGTCCGCCGCACCGACTAACAGCGTGCTGATCTACGGCTCCGATTACACCGGCTTTCCCGCGCTTTATTATCACATTGTGGCGGAAGAACGAGCTGACCTACTGGTCTTCTCCCAACTGCCTTCGCTCGACTCGATGCGTGTATATTTCCGCGACCAGAGCCTGAAATCGACGATTGAGGTCGCCCGCGCGCTCGCCCGCAATCCTGATCGGCCCCCGCGCGAAGTGGTCTTCTCACGTGAGCCGCTTCGTGTCGTCGATGATGTTGTACTGAGCGCCACCGGCTTTCACTCCGACGGTCTGCTCGCGCGTACCGAGGTTGTTCCTGCGCGCTCGACGTCACCCATCGCCGCGCCATCGGCAAGTTCGCTGATTCGGATTTACGATCCCAAGGAAGCGGCCACCGCCATATCTCTGCTCCTGCTCGGCGCCGAACAACAGGGCGGAAGCGACAACTCTGCCGCCGATCGTCAAATCAACTCCGCCGTCGATCTGGCCCTCCGCATCAAGAATTTTGCCGTGGTGAACGAACTAGCGAGCTACTTGGTTGCGGCGGGACAAGCGCGTCCGGCGCGACGCCTGCTTGAATCGACAGTATCCTGGGCAACGCTTCGCGAGCAGGAACGGTTGCGACTGCTGGCTATGTTGGGGAGCGTGTACTTCGAGACCGGCAATTTACCCCGCGCCAAAGAGATCTTCGCATCGATCATACGGCGCCGGCCGACCGACCTTCACGCGCAGTACCACTTGCTGGCAATCGAGGCCGATTCACTCGATCGCAGCGGCGACACCGCCAAGCTCATCGGGCACTATCGCCGCATGCTCAGCATCTATCCCGATCAAATCGAGATCGCGTTTAGACTGGGACGGGCGGCCCTGCGGCTCGGCGACACCGTCACGGCCGCACAGCAATTCGCCCGCTGCCGCACCATCGGCTATCGCGTCGCCGCAATCGACAGCCTGCTCAAGTCGACAGCCGCTACGCCGACGGCTCCTTGA
- a CDS encoding RNA-binding protein gives MNIYVGNLSHQTSEQELRTAFEAFGQVTKASIITDKFSGEPRGFAFVEMSNKAEGIAAINGMNGKELGGRTLNVSEARPRTDNPRMGGGGGGGRSGGGNRGGGGGRRGW, from the coding sequence ATGAATATCTACGTCGGAAACCTGTCGCATCAGACATCCGAACAAGAACTCCGGACCGCTTTCGAAGCGTTCGGCCAAGTCACCAAAGCTTCGATCATTACCGACAAGTTCTCGGGCGAACCCCGCGGATTTGCGTTCGTGGAAATGTCGAACAAGGCGGAAGGGATTGCCGCCATTAACGGCATGAACGGCAAGGAACTTGGCGGTCGCACGTTGAACGTCTCCGAAGCTCGTCCCCGCACCGACAACCCGCGCATGGGTGGCGGCGGCGGTGGCGGTCGCAGCGGCGGCGGCAATCGCGGCGGCGGCGGCGGACGTCGCGGCTGGTAA